The region CCAGGCGGCCTGATCGTTCCGGGCGGTCGTCCGCCCCGTGCCGTCGGTCGCTCCGGTGGATGACCCGGCGGCGTTTTCCGCCGTTGTGAGGGAGCGGTTTCGGGGATCTCCCGGGAGACGCGATGAAGCGGCGCGTGGTGGTGACGGGGCTGGGCGTGGTGACGTCGCTCGGCAGGGCCATCGACACCTTCTGGGACCGGCTCGTGAGCGGCGCCAGCGGGGTTGGCCCGATCACGCTGTTCGACGTGACGGGGTTCCGCGTCCAGTTCGGCGGCGAGGTGCCCTGGCAGGGGGAGTCGGAGGGCATCGCCAACCCCAAGGAGCTGCGCCGGCTCGACAGGTTCACCCAGTTCGCGATGGCCTCGGCGATCGACGCGGTGCGTGATTCGGGGATCGACTTCGCCACCGAGGAGCCGTACCGGTGCGGCGTCGCGATCGGCTCGGGGATCGGTGGGCTGTCGGAGTTCGAGGCCCAGCACGAGCGCCTGCTCACCAAGGGGATCGACAAGGTCTCGCCATTCACGATCCCGAAGCTGATGGTCAATTCGGCGAGCGGGCATGTCTCGTCGATGTACGGCATCAAGGGGCCGAACTTCGCCGTCGCCACCGCCTGCGCCAGCGCCGGCAACGCGATCGGCGAAGCGCTGCGGGTGATCCGCTCGGGGGACGCCGACGTGATGATCACCGGGGGGAGCGAGGCCGCCCTGACGCCGATGGGGCTGGCCGGTTTCCAGAACATGCGGGCGCTGTCGTTCCGTACCGAGGCCCCCCAGGCCGCCAGCCGCCCCTTCGATCGGGACCGCGACGGCTTCGTGCTCGCCGAGGGGGCGGGCGTCGTGGTCCTCGAGGAGTACGAGCACGCCCGGCGCCGTGGCGCCCGGATCCACGGCGAGCTGCGCGGGTACGGCGCCAGCGGTGACGCCGGCCACATCACCCAGCCCGACGAAGAGGGGCGGGGAGCCGCCCGGGCGATGCGGATGGCGCTCGAGGACGCCGAGCTCGCGCCAGATGCCGTCGACTACATCAACGCCCACGGCACGAGCACGCCGCTGGGCGACAAAGCCGAGACGGTCGCCATGAAGCACGTCTTCGCCGCCCACGCGGCGCGGCTGGTGATCTCGAGCACCAAGAGCCAGCTCGGCCACACGCTCGGCGCCAGCGGGGGCATCGAACTGGTGGCCTGCGCGCTGTCGCTGGGGCGCGGCGTGATCGCCCCGACGATCAACCTCGACAACCCCGACCCGGACTGCGACCTCGACTACACGCCCAACGTCGCCCGCGAGGCCCGTGTGAGGGTGGCGATGAGCAACAGTTTCGGGTTCGGCGGCCACAACGCGTCGTTGGTGCTCGCGCGCGTGTGACGGTCCGGCAAACCGGCCTGGAGGGTGTGCGCGGGGGGCTGTATCGTCCCCCGCGGCCGGACCCGGATACCGGCCGGGCGCGAGGCACCGCGATGGCGGTATGGCGGATCACCCCCGGAGCGTGCCTCGGCACCGTCGCGCTGGCCGCGGCGGCCCTGCTCGCGGCGCCCCCTGGCCGGTGCGATGGCCCGTTGCCCGCGGCGGCGGGGCAGGTGTGGCAGGAGCACGACATCCGGCCGTTCACCGCCGCCGCCGGTCCCGGCAGCGAGCGCCACGTCGTCGATTGGATCCTCCAGGACACCGGCTATTCGACCTGGCACGGGAGCGTCGTCGCCGCGCTGTCCGCCGACGCCACGGCCGTGCGCTGCTTCCACCAGCCTCCCGTCCAGGAGCGAGTCGGCGAGACCGTGGCCCGATTCGTCGCGGGCTCGGCAGCACCGCACCGGTTCGCGATCCGGGTCGTCGGCGTCAAGGACCCCGGGTGGCGCGTCTCGCTCCGCGGGCTGTTGCAGCCGATCCCGGCGGCGACCCCGGGGGTGCAGGCCTGGATCGCCTCGCGCGAGGAGGCGGCCGTCGTCCTGGGAACCCTCCGCAAACGCCCCGACTTCGCCGAGTTGCCCACCGGGCCGGTGCTCGCCGCCAACGGCGTGCCGGCGGTCGTCAGCGGGGGGCGGTCGCGACCGTACCTGCGCGACCTCACGCCGCGCCCCGAGGTCTGGCCGGGCTGGCAGCCGTTGTCGGCCAGTTGCGACGAGGGATTTTCGATCGACGTGCAACCGCTGCTGTCGACCGACATGGCCGGCGTCGAGGCGGTGATCCGCTGCCGGATCGACCAGGTGGAGCGAATGGCTCCGCTCCCGGTCGCCGTCGGCGGCACCGGACAGCGGGTGGAGCTCGAGGTCCCGCAGCTGGCGGCGGTGCGCGTCGGAGAGCGGATGCGCTGGCCGGCCGGCCGGGTGCTCGTCGTCGGCCTGGGGTTGGTCCCGTGGCCGGTTCCAGGGCAGAATGACGCCCCCGTGGTGTCGGCGGTCGCGCCGCGCACCGACGTGGTGGTGTTCATCGAGCCACGGCTCCGCGATCCGGGGTGACACCGT is a window of Planctomycetota bacterium DNA encoding:
- the fabF gene encoding beta-ketoacyl-ACP synthase II, which translates into the protein MKRRVVVTGLGVVTSLGRAIDTFWDRLVSGASGVGPITLFDVTGFRVQFGGEVPWQGESEGIANPKELRRLDRFTQFAMASAIDAVRDSGIDFATEEPYRCGVAIGSGIGGLSEFEAQHERLLTKGIDKVSPFTIPKLMVNSASGHVSSMYGIKGPNFAVATACASAGNAIGEALRVIRSGDADVMITGGSEAALTPMGLAGFQNMRALSFRTEAPQAASRPFDRDRDGFVLAEGAGVVVLEEYEHARRRGARIHGELRGYGASGDAGHITQPDEEGRGAARAMRMALEDAELAPDAVDYINAHGTSTPLGDKAETVAMKHVFAAHAARLVISSTKSQLGHTLGASGGIELVACALSLGRGVIAPTINLDNPDPDCDLDYTPNVAREARVRVAMSNSFGFGGHNASLVLARV